The following are from one region of the Juglans regia cultivar Chandler chromosome 10, Walnut 2.0, whole genome shotgun sequence genome:
- the LOC108997156 gene encoding alpha-dioxygenase 1-like yields the protein MFSAIMASIRALITEFFHLFIHRDFHEAVAKMTLIDRLLFLIVHFIDKLGIWHRLPVFLGLFYLGIRRHLHESYNLFNVGRSTVGVRFNPMDYPYRTADGKYNDPFNEGAGSEGTFFGRNILPVDQKKKLMKPDPMVVATKLLARRKFTDTGKQFNMIAASWIQFMIHDWIDHLEDTKQIELTAPKEVASQCPLKSFKFYKTKEVPTGFYEIKEGGLNIRTPWWDGSAIYGSNAERLQKVRTFKDGKLKIDSNTDLLLHDQDGTPVSGDVRNGWAGLSTLQALFIKEHNAVCDTLKKEYRDMDDEELYHRARLVTSAVIAKVHTIDWTVELLKTDTLRAGMRANWYGLLGKKFKDTFGHVGGVVLGGLVGLKKPNNHGVPYSLTEEFVSVYRMHGLLPDHLDLRDISASPGPNKSPPLMEKVPMANLIGHKGEKTLANIGFAKQMVSMGHQACGALELWNYPTWLRDVIPHDVDGHDRPDHVDLPALEVYRDRERSVARYNEFRRTLLLIPISKWEDLTDDEEAIRDLEEVYGDDVEELDLLVGLMAEKKITGFAISETAFVIFLLMASRRLEADRFFTSNFNEETYTKKGFEWVNTTESLKDVLERHYPELIKKWMNSTSAFTVWDSPPESHNPIPIYLRVPQ from the exons ATGTTTTCTGCAATAATGGCGTCGATTAGAGCTCTCATAACCGAATTTTTCCATCTGTTCATCCACAGAGATTTCCATGAAGCTGTCGCTAAGATGACTCTCATAGACCGTCTTCTCTTCCTC ATTGTTCACTTCATTGACAAGTTGGGCATATGGCATCGGTTACCGGTATTCTTAGGTCTCTTCTATCTGGGAATTCGCCGGCACCTTCATGAGTCGTACAACTTGTTCAACGTTGGAAGATCTACGGTTGGCGTTCGGTTCAACCCCATGGATTATCCGTACAGGACAGCTGATGGGAAATACAACGATCCCTTCAATGAAGGTGCAGGTAGTGAAGGAACTTTCTTTGGCAGAAATATTCTCCCCGTCGATCAAAAGAAGAag CTAATGAAACCAGATCCAATGGTGGTGGCCACAAAGCTGCTTGCGCGGAGAAAATTCACAGACACGGGAAAGCAATTCAACATGATAGCAGCCTCTTGGATTCAATTTATGATACACGATTGGATTGATCATTTGGAGGATACCAAGCAG ATTGAGCTGACTGCACCAAAAGAAGTAGCGAGCCAGTGCCCTCTCAAGTCTTTCAAGTTTTACAAGACAAAGGAGGTTCCAACCGGCTTTTACGAGATCAAGGAGGGTGGCCTGAACATTCGTACACCATGGTG gGATGGTAGCGCCATATATGGAAGCAACGCAGAAAGGTTGCAAAAAGTGAGAACTTTCAAAGATGGGAAGCTCAAAATAGACTCGAATACTGATCTTCTTCTCCATGATCAAGATGGCACTCCGGTCTCAGGAGACGTTCGTAATGGTTGGGCAGGCCTTTCCACGTTGCAAGCCCTCTTCATTAAAGAACACAATGCAGTCTGCGACACTCTCAAG aaGGAATATCGAGACATGGATGATGAAGAATTATATCATCGTGCAAGGCTAGTCACATCGGCAGTGATTGCTAAGGTCCACACCATAGATTGGACTGTGGAGCTCCTCAAAACTGATACGTTACGTGCAGGGATGCGCGCCAActg GTATGGATTGTTGGGAAAGAAATTCAAGGACACATTTGGTCACGTTGGAGGAGTCGTCTTGGGAGGTCTGGTGGGTCTAAAGAAACCCAATAACCATGGGGTCCCTTACTCATTGACCGAGGAGTTTGTTAGTGTTTATCGGATGCATGGCCTCCTACCAGATCATCTTGACCTTAGGGACATCTCGGCCTCGCCCGGGCCGAACAAATCTCCACCATTGATGGAAAA GGTGCCTATGGCAAATTTGATAGGTCACAAGGGAGAAAAGACCTTGGCAAATATTGGGTTTGCAAAGCAAATGGTGTCAATGGGCCACCAAGCTTGCGGGGCTCTAGAACTTTGGAACTATCCCACATGGCTCAGGGATGTCATACCACATGACGTGGATGGCCATGATAGGCCTGATCATGTGGACCTCCCAGCTCTTGAAG TTTATAGGGACAGGGAGAGGAGTGTAGCAAGGTATAATGAGTTTCGTAGGACCTTACTGTTAATACCCATTTCGAAATGGGAAGATCTGACGGATGATGAGGAAGCAATTCGAGATCTTGAAGAAGTGTACGGTGATGATGTTGAAGAGCTTGACTTGCTTGTGGGCCTCATGGCAGAGAAGAAGATCACAGGGTTCGCCATTAGCGAGACAGCTTTTGTAATCTTCTTACTAATGGCAAGCag GAGGCTGGAAGCGGATAGGTTCTTCACAAGCAATTTTAATGAGGAGACGTACACGAAGAAGGGATTTGAATGGGTGAATACAACAGAGAGCCTCAAAGATGTGTTAGAGCGTCATTATCCAGAATTGATAAAGAAATGGATGAACTCTACGAGTGCTTTCACGGTCTGGGATTCACCTCCAGAATCTCACAATCCAATCCCAATCTATTTGCGTGTTCCCCAATAA